The DNA window TCATCCAGCCGCCGGATCAGGTAGCCGATCGCGTTCAAAAAGTCCTCCTGGCGACAGGCGGGCGCATACAGCAGCATGTTGTCGGTCAACTCAAACAGGGCTCGCCGCTGGTGGTTCGCCATCCCTTCGAGCATTTCAAACTGCACCTGCTCCAGCCCTCCGGCGGCAATCGTCAGGACCATGCCGTAGGCCACGTCGAACAGGTTGTGGGAAGCCACGCCGATGCGGACGGCGGCCAGGTTTTCCGGCTGCAGGCCGGCCTGCAGCATCCGTTTGTAGTTAGCGTCGGTTTCGATCTTGGTCCGGTACGGAGCCTGGGGCCAGCCTGACAGCGAAGCGTCGACCCGCTCCATCTCCATGTTGGCTCCTTTGACGATGCGAATCGTCACCGGCGAACCACCCGAGGCGACCCGCTGCCTGGCCCAGGCGGTGATCCGCTGCTGTGTGGGGAACGAATCGGGTACGTACGCCTGCAGGGCGATGCCGGCGATCGCTTGCTCCAGTCCGGGGCGATCGAGCGTCCGCATGAATGCCTCGGCCGTGATGCTGAGGTCGCGGTACTCTTCCATATCGAGATAAACGAACTTCGGCCGCGTTTCGCCGTCGGGTCGGGTGAAGCTGCTTTTAAGGGCGGCCCGGTAGAGCAGCTCCAGGCGATCGCACAGCACGTCGATCGTATGCTGACGGGCCAGCGGGGAGATCTGCGAGTAGATCGTGGAGATCTTCACCGAGATGACTTCAATCTCGGGCCGTTGTAGCGCCTGCAGGTATTGCTGCAGCCGGTGCTCGGCGTCTTCTTCACCGAGCAGGGCCTCGCCGAGGAAGTTGACGTTCATCCGCACCCCTTCTTCGGTGCGGGCGCGCAGGTGGCGGGCCAGTTCCTCCTGTTCGGCGGGCAGGACGACATTGGCCGTTTCCTGGTGCATTTTCTCTTTGACCAGCGGGGCGGCGACGCCGGGCAGGTAGTTGCCGAACGACTGGAAGCCTTTGAGCAGGGTGCGGTCCATCGGCGAGAAGAATCGCGGCACTCCCTGCACATCGAGAATATGCGTGAGCTGATCGACGGCGCGGCCGGCCCGCTGGGAGCGGAAGGCCTGGTCGGTCATCTGCACCAGCGTCACCCGGTCGTGCGGGTGATGAATCATGCGATCGAGTTCCGCCTGTTGCCGGCGTTCCTGCGGCGTCTGCAGGGCGACCGCGCGTTCCTGGAGCGCACGGGCCAGGTACAACGCCTGCTGCACACGCGGTTCCAGCGCCGAGTCCGGGTCAGGACGAAAGTTCCTCAGGCAGGACCGGGCCAGGTCGTGCGCCACGGCGTCGCCGGCGGGAGTCACATCGCCAGAAGGGAGAGAGCCAGGCATAAGTCGGTCGTCCAGAAAGAGTCGAAAAACGGGAAACCGTACTTCTCCATTATAGACGCCGCGCTCGGCAGCCAAGGCTGGCTACATGGTGTTCGGGTCTACCCCGAAAATGGTCAGCACCAGCGAGCGGGGCCCGGCATGGTCGCGATGCTCGCATAAGTAGATCCCTTGCCACATTCCCAGAGCCAGCCTTCCGTGAGTAATCGGCACCGACAGGGAACTGCCCATCAGCGAGGCTTTCACATGGGCGGGCATGTCGTCGGGGCCTTCCATTGAATGCACGTACGGCAATTCCTGGGGGACCAGGTGATTCATGGTTTCTTCCAGATCCACACGGACATCGGGGTCGGCGTTTTCGTTGATGGTCAACGACGCGGACGTGTGCTGGATAAAAAGATGCAGCAGGCCGACTTCCATCTCGATCGCTTCGGGAATGGCCTCCCAGACCGTCGAAGTGATCAAATGAAAACCTCGCGAGAAGGGATGTAACTGAAGTTCTCTTTGCACCCAGACCATCGGTTGCTTCCTTTGTGTTGCAGGTAACCCGGAACGCCCTGGCAGCGGAACGGGACTGTTTCTTTTACCGTATTCGAGAGAAATGCAGGACCCGAAAGCGTCCGTTTTATCACGTGTGGGATGCGACAACTCCGCGCCGGGGGCGCCCGTGGGATACGGAGGTGAATCTCGGGATTCAGGCCAGGCGGGAACGCCCTTAGCTGACAACGGTGCGATGCGACCAGCATTGCTGCAGTAGCAACGGCGCCAGCGGAGAGTGGAAAAATCACCCGTTTTCTCCAGGATTGCCAGTTTCTGGACAGTGGCGAGAAAAGTCACGGGTCATTCCTCTAATACCATTTACGGGTGAAGATTTGACCGCTGGCGCTCGATGGAGAGGGAAGGCCCTCGCCATTCCTTGTCTGACAGTACTTGACAGCAGGGGCCGGATAGGGTTACCAATCGCAATAGACGGTTCTATCAAACACACGGAAGTGCGCGTTTAACGCACTGGGGATTCCCCCGTTTTCTGTCTATTTGCTGATTCTCACGCATCGGCTGTTGAAGGATTCACATGAGCCAGACACGCACCGCTCCTGCGTCCCCGGAGAAAAAATTTGCTATGTCCAGCGAACTTACCCCGGACGCCTTGTACGACAAGTGCCATGCACTCGCAGGCAATCTGTGGTGGACATGGCACCCGGAAGTGATCAACCTGTTCCGCGACCTGGACCCGATTCGCTGGCGTCAGCTGGATCATAATCCGATCGCGCTGCTGAAAGAGTTCACGCCGGAACGGCTCGCCTCGCGGGCGGCCGAAATGGTGTTGTACAGCCGCATCAACCATGCCTTTCGCCGCCTGAAAGAATATCTGGCGAGCAGCAACACATGGTACGCCTCGCAGGCGGGCGTGCTGGGCTCCAAGCCCGTGGCGTATTTCTCGGCCGAGTTTGGCATCCATGAATCGCTGCCGATTTACTCGGGCGGTCTGGGCGTGCTCTCGGGCGACCATATCAAAAGCGCCAGCGGCCTGGGCGTGCCGCTGGTGGCGATCGGTCTGTTCTACGACCAGGGCTACTTCAAGCAGCAGCTGGACGAGAACGGTTTCCAGGTCGAAGAGTACATGGACACCAAGGTCGAGAACCTGCCGATGAAGCCGGCGCTCTCGAAAGAAGGGAAGCCGATCACCGTTGGCATCGACACCCGTAACGGCCGCCTGCTGGCCAAGGTCTGGTTGATGCGGGTCGGCCGCGTGGATCTGTACCTGCTGGACTGCGATGTCGAAGGAAACAGCCCGCAGGATCGCGAACTCACCAGCCGGCTGTACGGCGGCGACGAGCGCACCCGCATCCGCCAGGAACTGGTGCTGGGCGTGGGCGGCGTGAAAGCGCTCAAAGCCCTGGGCATTTCTCCCGGCGTGTACCACCTGAACGAAGGTCACAGCGCGTTCGCTACGATCGAAGTCATTCGTGAGAAAATGCACGAAGACGGCATGTCGTTTGACGACGCCCTGCGGGAAACGGCCCAGCACAGCGTGTTCACCACGCACACGCCGGTGCCGGCGGGTCACGACCGTTTTGACGCGGCCCTGATCGAAGAGCACCTGGGCCCGCTCCGCGATGCGATTGGCATCTCGTATGAGCAGTTGCTGGGGCTGGGTCGGGTCGAGCCGCACAACGACGCCGAGTCGTTCTGCATGACGGTGCTTGGTCTGAAATTGTCCCGTCGCGCCAACGCCGTGAGCCAGTTGCATGGTCATGTGAGTCGGCGGATGTGGGCCCACCTGTGGCCCTGGCGGGTCGAGGAAGAAATTCCCATCGGCCACATCACCAACGGCGTGCACGTGCCCAGCTGGCTCGCGCATCAGATGCGGCAGTTGTACGACCGCCACTTCCCGTCGGACTGGATCCATTCGATGGGTGAAGCCGACCCGTGGCAGAAAATCCACGATGTCGATCCGGGCGAGCTCTGGGAAACGCACGTTGCGCTCAAGAACCTGCTGATTGAGTTTGTGCGGCGTCGCGTGAGCCGCCAGGCCCGTCGCCGTGGCGAACCTGATGAAGCGGTGGAAACGGCCCGCAACCTGCTCGACAACGGCGTGCTGACGATCGGTTTCGGCCGACGGTTCGCCACGTACAAACGGGCCACGCTGCTGATGTCGGATCTGGATCGTCTGCTGGAACTGCTGAACAACCCGGCCCGTCCGGTGCAGTTGATCTTTGCCGGTAAAGCACACCCCAAAGACGAGCCCGGCAAAAAGTTCATCCAGGCGATCGCCAACGCCCGCCACGATCCCCGCTTTAACAATCGGATCGTGTTCATCGAGGATTACGATATCAACGTCGGCCGGCACATGGTGCAGGGCGTCGACGTGTGGTTGAACAATCCCCGCCGTCCGCTGGAAGCCTCGGGCACCAGCGGTCAAAAGGTGGTGCTCAACGGCGGCTTGAACCTTTCCGTGCTGGATGGCTGGTGGGCGGAAGCCTACGACGGCCAGAACGGTTTCGCCATTGGTAAGGGAACGAACCACGTTTCCGATGAAATCACCGACGCCCGCGACGGCGAAGCGCTGTTTGACGTGCTGGAGAACCAGGTCATCAGCACCTATTACCAGCGCGATGTCGACGATCTGCCCCGCGCCTGGATCAAACGCATGATGAATTCGATTGGTTCGCTGGCATGGCGGTTTAGCGCCCATCGCATGGTGATGGATTACACGCGCAGCTGCTACGTGCCGGCCGCCGGCGGTCTCAGCTGCGACATGCAGATGCGATAACGGCCCGTTGAGGCAAACGCGTGTTGCCTCGCACCGACAATAGAAATGCGAAACGGCGGAATCGAAAGATTCCGCCGTTTTCTATTGCGTCGCCCGGACAGCCTGGTCGGTTCCGCTGCGGCCCGTTCCTCGGGTCGTCAAGACGAAGTGGTCTCGCACCACTGCAGCCCGATGCGCCAGCGTCCGTCTTCCAGGAGACGCACATTTTTCACTTCGGCGTAGTCGATCGGCTCGGCATCCGTGTCGTTGCTCCAGAGAAGCACGCGATCGCCGATGGAGAAGCCCCAGGGATGGTCGACGACGAGGCCCACGCCGCCGTTGCTGGCGTCGATCACTTTGGCCCCGCGTTCCACGCGCACGCGGACTTCGGTTTCATCGGCCGGTGCGACGCGTTCGAAGACGCGGTCGTCCTGGCGGGGGACCTGGGGCAGTGAGTCGCCCTGCAGATTTTTCGGCATCGGTTGTTCATTCCTCGCGAAGCATGTTCGCACCACCACCGCGTAGCGGTTCACTGTGGGAAACCTAGTCCGCAGTTCCAGGCGCGGCAAATGGGCGACTCCCGGCGTGTTCCGTTTTCCGGTAATTCCTGCGGTACGAAGCAGTGTGTGCCTCGTTCTTCGCCAGACAACTTGATCAATAATGCTGAAAATTGCCGGGATTATTGGTCTTGACGAACCGGAGGAATCAAGCTGAAGCGATCGCGCCGATTTTGCCGATAAGTCAATTGTTGCGGGTTACGCGTTTTTCTTCTCTTCTGTATTGGCTGCGTCGATGCTGGCTCGTTTTGCCTGGTTCGCGCTTTTATTGCCTTTGTGCGGCTGCACGCTGTTTCCCGATATATCCCATCAGCCGCAATTCCATAACCCGTTCCCGCAGTTTACCCGCGTGGCGGTCCTGCCGTTCGCCAACCAAAGCACCGACCCGACCATCAGCGGCCGCATGGTGGCAGGCCATTACCGGAACGAACTGCAGAAGATTCCTGGCTTTGAAGTGATGCCGATGGGCGTCGTCGAGGTACAGCTGGAATCGCTCAGCCAGACGAACTACAGCGAAGCGTTCGACTTCCAGCAACTGGCCCGGGAACTGGATGTCGATGTCGTCGTCGTCGGCGCGGTGACGGATTTTTCAGAATACTATCCGCCACGGATCGGGCTTTCGACCAGCTGGTACGCGGCCAATCCGTCGTTCCACCCGATCCCACCCGGTTACGGTTTACCCTGGGGCACGCCCGAGGAAGAATATATTCCCGACACTCTGGTGCTGGAGGCCGAACACGCCCTGGCCCGCGAGCAGCTGAAAACCCAGACGCCTCCTATGCCCGCCGCTCGGCCTCGCCAGGCGTCCGGCGGAAACGGACCATCCGGGGCGAACAGCCCTGCCGGAGCAGGCGTTTTGCCCGCTGGCGACAAGTTTGCCGGCGACCAAAAAACGTCTCCGGAAAAACCCCCGGGGGACAAGAGCAAAATACGACTGGCCGCGCAAATGACTCCGGTGGAAGAGGCGCCCGGGCCGAACGCAGCGGGATCATTCCCGTTGCCCCAAGAGGAAGCCGCCCCGATCGCCGATCCCTACGGACAGATGAAGGCCGTCGGCTTGCCTCCTTTGACGGGCGGCAGTTCGGAATTGCCGATTGACTGGCCCGATCCGCGCGGCTTTGTGCCGCCTCCGCCCCAGGCGGAACGGCCGGCTCCCAATCCGCAAAGTGAACCGGTGATCCGCCAGTTACGTCAATACAATGGGGCCGACGCCAATGTCACGGCCGCACTGGAAAACTATCACCGTTTTCGGAACGAGGCCCGCGGTGGGGGGTGGCAAGCCTACCTGCAGCGGAAGGAAGATTTTATCCAGTTTTGCTGTTACTTACATATTACCGAAATGTTAGCCGCTCGAGGCGGCACCGGAGAAACGCGAGTGGTGTGGCGCTGGCCGCTCGACCGATAGGAAGATTAGACGCGGCGCTGTCACTCTTTTGCGAATCATCGGCACAAAGAGATCGCTCCCGCACCAACGCCGCCCCTACCACCCACAAGGACGTACCCACGCTCCCGCATTTCGCCCCGGAGAGTTGTTCCAGAACTCCCCCGCGACGGTTTGTTTATGGCGTGTAAGGAGACCAAAGTGACTCAAGACATAAACGTGCTTGCATTGGTTAAAGGCGAAGAGCGATATGTTTTCCTCTACGACGATTCCAATCGAGCCGAAACCTTACGTACTCTGGGACGCTACGCCAGCAACCCGGAGCTTAGCTTCACCTGGTACGACGCGGCCGTGTTGAGCCAGAAAATTCGCAAATCGGCCCAAAAGGCCGCCGCCAGCGAGAAAGCCAGCGAGAAAAAAGAACACTCGCGTTTTCAGCTACCCAGCGCTAGCGACAGCTTTCTACCCGACGATTGCAGTTAGCGATCGCGCTTCCCGCAGGGGGATTTTCTCTCTCGCTCTGCATCAGGGAAGCTGCCTTTGCACGTGACAGTCGCGGTAGAAAACGAAGAAACGTCGGATCAACCCGCAAGGTCCGACGTTTTCTTATGCGCGCTCGGCAAGGTAGTCGATAACGGGGAAACCGCCCTGCTGTGGTCCTTTCCCCTCTGCTCCCCTGGTCGCCATGCAATCGGCTGTCGCTCGTTTTCTGCGTTACCTCCATGTGGAGCGGAACGCCGCGGAACTCACGCTCAAATCTTACCGTGAGGATCTGCTCACCCTGATTGAGTACCTGTCCGACGAACAGGGCGTCGTTCCCCGGCCGCGCGACCTGACCACCCAGGACCTGCGGCGGTACGTGGCCGCCATGCACGAGGCGGGCTACGCCAAAACGTCGGTCTCCCGTCGACTGGCCTCCTTGCGCAGTTTTTTCCGATTCTGCCAGCGGGAAGGTTTGTCGGATTCCAACCCGGCCAAGCCGCTGCGAAACCCGCGTCGGGAAAAGAAACTTCCGCATTTTCTTTCGACCGACGAGATCGGCAGCCTGCTGCAGACGCCGCCGCGGGATGAGCCGCTGGGACTGCGGGATCGGGCCCTGCTGGAAACGATGTACTCGGCCGGGCTCCGCGTGAGCGAACTCGTCGGCATGAACGACGGCGACATCGACTGGGAAAATGAACTGGTCCGCATCCGCGGTAAAGGACGGAAAGAACGCCTGGCGCCGATGGGATCGTTCGCCCTCAGGGCGCTGCGAAACTGGTTCAAACAACGGCGCCTGGCCCCGTCGGTTCCTCAGGGACTCGAGGCGCCGGTGTTTGTCAACAAGTTTGGCAAACGGCTGACCACCCGCAGCGTCGGACGGATGCTGGAAAAATATCTGAAACTCACGGGCCTCGACCTGCGCACCACGCCGCATACCTTGCGGCATAGTTTTGCGACCCACCTGCTTGATCGCGGCGCCGACATTCGCAGCGTGCAGGAGCTGCTGGGCCACAAAAGCCTGGTGACCACGCAGATCTATACGCACGTCAGCACCGCCAGCCTGCGGGCCGTCTACGCCAAGGCCCACCCCCGGGCCAAAACGACCGTCAGCTAAACCTCCCCCATAGGGGATTTGATAAAGCGGCAGGCCGGGCGTGGCGTTTGCGGCGGCGGGTACTATAATGCCCCTTTTGAACGTTTCCCGGCTGCGCAGATCCTCAGGACGACAGCGGTCGGGAGCGAAAGAGGCTGCCGCTGCGAGGCCCTGCCTATGGATTCCCACGGCGTAACACGTACGGTCCACTACTCGGGACATGTTCAGGGAGTTGGCTTTCGCTACACGTCCAGCCGCATTGCTCGACGGTTTGAGGTCGCTGGTTTCGTGAAAAACCTGCCCGACGGCCGCGTGCTGCTGGTCGCTGAGGGCGATGCGGCCGAAGTGACACGTTTTTTGACGGCCGTCAATGACCAACTCCAGGCGAACATTCGCCACGCGGACATCGTCGAAGCTCCGGCTGCGGGCGAGTTCACCCACTTTGAAATCCGCTAAAGCGACCCACAGAATCGGCCTGGGGGCCGACCGCGGCGGTTTTTGGAAAAAACGGCGAACCACTTTGGCCGTCGGCTCGTAACCGAAGGGGGCGCTGGCTCTCCGCCTGTCTGGCTCTGTACTTCCGCTTCCATCCCTTTTCTTCGCCCTGCTGAATTTCACTGATGAGCACCAACACCCTGCTGTTTGCAGCCGTCGCACCACAATGGGTTATCGATTGGCTCACGCCTGTCTGGATTCTGGGGCTGGGCTGCATTTTTGGGCTTTTGCTGGTCGGCTTGCTGTGGGGCATTGTCTGGTTGCTGGGACTGGTCTGGCCGAGGGCGCGTCAGTTTGGCGATGAAATGCCGCGTCTGGTGACCGAAGGCGCCATGGGACCGATGCTGGCCGTCATTGCGGGGCTGGCCCTCTTTGGCGTGAGCGCCTTCCCGCTGGCTCCTGCCCCGGAAGTGATGGTCAAGTCGATTTTCCGGCCCCAGAAGGGCGGAACGCAAACGGTCACGGTCGAGGTGGCTCCCGCTCCGGCTGACCAGGAGCCGGAACCGATCGCCGTGGAAGTTTCTTTCGACGGCGACGAACTCCAGCGCATCGACTTTGATTCCAATGAAGACGTCCTGCTGCTGGTGAACCAGGACGGCGACAAAAGCAGCGACCGCTTTACCATTGAAGCCGGCCGCCCCCAGGTGTTCGCCCAGAATGTGCTGCTGGCCAATCCGTTTTCCGGCCAGTACTGGGACAAACTTTATGCTGTGAATAACGGCACGGCGCCGGCCACGCTGACCATGAAAATCCAGACCGGCTCCCCCTATCCGCAAATGCAAACGGTCTGGATTGCCGGGCTTTGCATTGGGGCCGTGTTTCTGTTTTACCTGCTGCTGTGGGCGTTCACCCCGCGCATGTCGGCGGTGGCCTTCGTGACGACCAAATCGGAGATTGCCCAGCCGGCGTTCCTGCTGTTGACCGGAGGCGGGGCGGCGCTGATTTTCGCGTTCATCTGGATCCCCTACTTCACCTTTGGCGAAGATATCAAAGTGCTGAAGGATTCGGGCCTGACGACGATTATGATCTGCGGCATCGGCCTGGCCGTGTGGGCCGCCACCAAGAGCGTGTCGGAAGAAATTGAAGGACGCACCGCCTTGACGGTGCTTTCCAAACCGATCCAGCGTCGCTCTTTTTTGATCGGCAAATTCGTCGGCATCATGTGGGCCGTGCTGCTGCTCTTTGTGCTGCTGGGCGTGGTGTTTATGGTCTGCGTCGCCTACAAGCCGATTTTCGACGGCCGTGAAGGGGCCACTGACGCCACCTGGGAAAGCTGCTTCGAGCAAATGATCAGTGTGGTGCCGGGCCTGGTGCTGGCCTACCTGGAAACGTTTGTCCTGGCGGCGATCAGCGTGGCGATCTCCACCCGCTTGCCGATGCTGGCCAACTTCTCGCTGACGTTCACCATTTATCTGCTGGGCAACCTGTCGCCGCAAATTGTGCAATCCAGCGAGGGGCGTTTCGCGCCGGTCAAATTCGTCGCCGGTCTGATCGCAACCGTGTTCCCGGTGCTGGATCACTTTAACATCCAGGCCGCGATTGCCGGCGGCCAGGAGGTTCCCAACATGTACCTGGTCGGCGCGCTCTTCTACAGCCTGATTTACGGCGGGATCGCCCTGCTGGTCGCACTCGTCTTCTTTGAAGACCGCGACCTCGCCTGATCGCCTGTAACCGGCCCGGCCGCCTGCCGTTTCTCCGCCGGGCGATCGCTCCGATTCCTGTCAGAAAAGTTAGAACAGGCCAGACGTTCTGCAGCTAAAATGCTCCCTGGGCCTGGCATGGATCCCGCGTTGCACCTGGCGACGCACAGATCGCCAGGCAGACTGGCAACTTTGCGGGAGCACTTCATGTTGGTACGGTTTCAGACGGCGATCCGATTCTTTGCGTTGATCGGGGCCCTGCTTCTTTCCCTGATCCCCAGCAGCCCGGCCTGGGCCGCCACCGCGGGAGAGGCCGGCAAAGACGAACTGGTCATCGCCCAGGGCCGGCGCGCGGCGGCGACCGTCGTCGTTGCAGCCGAAGCAGGACCGAACGAAAAACAGGCGGCCGACGATCTGGTCAAGTACGT is part of the Lignipirellula cremea genome and encodes:
- a CDS encoding secondary thiamine-phosphate synthase enzyme YjbQ, with translation MVWVQRELQLHPFSRGFHLITSTVWEAIPEAIEMEVGLLHLFIQHTSASLTINENADPDVRVDLEETMNHLVPQELPYVHSMEGPDDMPAHVKASLMGSSLSVPITHGRLALGMWQGIYLCEHRDHAGPRSLVLTIFGVDPNTM
- a CDS encoding ABC transporter permease subunit, coding for MSTNTLLFAAVAPQWVIDWLTPVWILGLGCIFGLLLVGLLWGIVWLLGLVWPRARQFGDEMPRLVTEGAMGPMLAVIAGLALFGVSAFPLAPAPEVMVKSIFRPQKGGTQTVTVEVAPAPADQEPEPIAVEVSFDGDELQRIDFDSNEDVLLLVNQDGDKSSDRFTIEAGRPQVFAQNVLLANPFSGQYWDKLYAVNNGTAPATLTMKIQTGSPYPQMQTVWIAGLCIGAVFLFYLLLWAFTPRMSAVAFVTTKSEIAQPAFLLLTGGGAALIFAFIWIPYFTFGEDIKVLKDSGLTTIMICGIGLAVWAATKSVSEEIEGRTALTVLSKPIQRRSFLIGKFVGIMWAVLLLFVLLGVVFMVCVAYKPIFDGREGATDATWESCFEQMISVVPGLVLAYLETFVLAAISVAISTRLPMLANFSLTFTIYLLGNLSPQIVQSSEGRFAPVKFVAGLIATVFPVLDHFNIQAAIAGGQEVPNMYLVGALFYSLIYGGIALLVALVFFEDRDLA
- the glgP gene encoding alpha-glucan family phosphorylase; the encoded protein is MSSELTPDALYDKCHALAGNLWWTWHPEVINLFRDLDPIRWRQLDHNPIALLKEFTPERLASRAAEMVLYSRINHAFRRLKEYLASSNTWYASQAGVLGSKPVAYFSAEFGIHESLPIYSGGLGVLSGDHIKSASGLGVPLVAIGLFYDQGYFKQQLDENGFQVEEYMDTKVENLPMKPALSKEGKPITVGIDTRNGRLLAKVWLMRVGRVDLYLLDCDVEGNSPQDRELTSRLYGGDERTRIRQELVLGVGGVKALKALGISPGVYHLNEGHSAFATIEVIREKMHEDGMSFDDALRETAQHSVFTTHTPVPAGHDRFDAALIEEHLGPLRDAIGISYEQLLGLGRVEPHNDAESFCMTVLGLKLSRRANAVSQLHGHVSRRMWAHLWPWRVEEEIPIGHITNGVHVPSWLAHQMRQLYDRHFPSDWIHSMGEADPWQKIHDVDPGELWETHVALKNLLIEFVRRRVSRQARRRGEPDEAVETARNLLDNGVLTIGFGRRFATYKRATLLMSDLDRLLELLNNPARPVQLIFAGKAHPKDEPGKKFIQAIANARHDPRFNNRIVFIEDYDINVGRHMVQGVDVWLNNPRRPLEASGTSGQKVVLNGGLNLSVLDGWWAEAYDGQNGFAIGKGTNHVSDEITDARDGEALFDVLENQVISTYYQRDVDDLPRAWIKRMMNSIGSLAWRFSAHRMVMDYTRSCYVPAAGGLSCDMQMR
- the xerC gene encoding tyrosine recombinase XerC, whose translation is MQSAVARFLRYLHVERNAAELTLKSYREDLLTLIEYLSDEQGVVPRPRDLTTQDLRRYVAAMHEAGYAKTSVSRRLASLRSFFRFCQREGLSDSNPAKPLRNPRREKKLPHFLSTDEIGSLLQTPPRDEPLGLRDRALLETMYSAGLRVSELVGMNDGDIDWENELVRIRGKGRKERLAPMGSFALRALRNWFKQRRLAPSVPQGLEAPVFVNKFGKRLTTRSVGRMLEKYLKLTGLDLRTTPHTLRHSFATHLLDRGADIRSVQELLGHKSLVTTQIYTHVSTASLRAVYAKAHPRAKTTVS
- a CDS encoding PilZ domain-containing protein, whose protein sequence is MPKNLQGDSLPQVPRQDDRVFERVAPADETEVRVRVERGAKVIDASNGGVGLVVDHPWGFSIGDRVLLWSNDTDAEPIDYAEVKNVRLLEDGRWRIGLQWCETTSS
- a CDS encoding acylphosphatase; the encoded protein is MDSHGVTRTVHYSGHVQGVGFRYTSSRIARRFEVAGFVKNLPDGRVLLVAEGDAAEVTRFLTAVNDQLQANIRHADIVEAPAAGEFTHFEIR